A region of Paraburkholderia sp. BL23I1N1 DNA encodes the following proteins:
- a CDS encoding EAL domain-containing protein, with translation MIKRLSLISASIALGCIATVVPVLTSIYFADEDAERREQEDLQQFAEKAVMRAELVTYQAFAAIADMEEVPGRPCSPVHIARLARVVFNYRYVQDAGAYGGGHYLCSPLLGDVQAQHLTMPPPDWRSNDGYLFWYRQKNPLSEERQDIQIGRNGHYVSIDPQSYVDLIDPARRPIAAINVETHTILAMSPGANGDDMLNAWKLAGQVDNEQWHYAVARSPSRPFGVVVKSPRSSLVGHWPGLLMMWLSIGVLVGGVLGWIAFRRISRQLSFAATLEWAIARKRIDVVFQPIVRLASGECVGVEALVRWNLNGRTISPEIFVAVAEQNGLIQALTDLVLDKTIDELSKLLRSRPSFYVSINVSSDDLRTRRFLDVITARLEGTGIRPAQVRIEATERSFMDADATRQTIAAFREAGHPVYIDDFGTGYSSLSYLQTFTVDVLKIDKSFIDTIAQEAASSVVAPHIIEMAHELGVEIVAEGVEHEVQVDYLVQRGVQYGQGWLFAKAMRVNELTVWL, from the coding sequence ATGATCAAGCGGCTGTCGCTTATTTCTGCTTCTATCGCACTGGGTTGCATCGCGACGGTTGTCCCAGTACTGACCAGCATCTATTTCGCCGACGAAGACGCAGAACGTCGCGAGCAAGAAGATCTGCAGCAGTTTGCCGAGAAAGCCGTGATGCGCGCGGAGCTTGTCACCTATCAGGCATTCGCCGCTATCGCCGACATGGAGGAAGTCCCCGGCCGCCCCTGCTCTCCCGTCCATATCGCGCGACTTGCCCGCGTGGTTTTTAATTACCGCTACGTGCAGGACGCGGGTGCTTACGGTGGCGGACATTACTTGTGCTCACCGCTTTTAGGCGACGTTCAAGCGCAGCATCTGACGATGCCTCCGCCCGATTGGCGGAGCAACGACGGCTATCTGTTCTGGTACAGGCAGAAGAACCCCCTCAGCGAAGAGCGTCAGGATATTCAGATCGGCCGCAACGGACACTATGTCTCGATTGATCCGCAGTCCTACGTCGATCTTATTGACCCCGCCCGGAGACCGATCGCAGCGATCAATGTCGAGACCCATACAATCCTCGCGATGTCGCCTGGTGCGAATGGCGACGACATGCTCAACGCATGGAAGCTGGCTGGGCAAGTGGACAATGAACAATGGCACTACGCTGTGGCCCGTTCGCCAAGCCGGCCCTTCGGTGTGGTAGTCAAGTCTCCCCGTAGCAGCCTCGTGGGTCACTGGCCGGGTTTGCTCATGATGTGGCTTTCGATCGGTGTCCTCGTTGGCGGTGTGCTTGGCTGGATTGCGTTCAGGCGGATCTCGCGACAACTCTCCTTCGCGGCGACGCTCGAATGGGCAATAGCACGCAAGAGAATCGACGTGGTCTTCCAGCCGATTGTCCGTCTCGCGAGCGGCGAATGCGTGGGCGTGGAAGCGCTCGTCAGATGGAACCTGAACGGGCGCACCATCTCGCCGGAAATCTTTGTCGCGGTCGCGGAGCAAAACGGCCTTATTCAGGCGTTGACGGACCTCGTTCTGGACAAGACGATCGACGAACTGTCGAAGCTCTTGCGCTCGCGTCCTTCGTTCTATGTCTCTATCAACGTGAGCAGCGATGATCTGCGGACGCGCCGTTTCCTGGACGTTATCACCGCCCGGCTGGAAGGAACGGGTATCCGCCCTGCTCAGGTCAGAATCGAAGCAACCGAGCGAAGCTTCATGGATGCCGACGCAACGCGGCAAACAATAGCGGCATTCCGGGAGGCAGGTCACCCGGTCTATATCGACGATTTCGGGACCGGGTATTCCAGCCTTTCATATCTGCAAACCTTTACGGTCGACGTCCTGAAAATCGACAAGTCATTTATCGACACCATTGCTCAAGAAGCCGCCTCCAGTGTCGTCGCGCCTCACATCATCGAGATGGCGCACGAACTGGGCGTAGAAATCGTGGCGGAAGGCGTCGAGCATGAAGTCCAGGTCGATTACCTGGTACAGAGAGGTGTGCAGTATGGGCAGGGCTGGCTGTTTGCCAAGGCCATGCGTGTCAATGAACTGACCGTCTGGCTATAA
- a CDS encoding isochorismatase family cysteine hydrolase — MEAIAPAQTALVVMHYQTDILGLFPSVAPTLLANTRKLCDAARAKGVSVYFANLRFSPGYPEVSPLNKNGQGIKQLGLFVDDRTAPELRQQASEPVITAHRASVFFGTDLQARLFAQGADSLIMVGIASTGVVLSSVAYASDADFRLYTAKDCCYDPDQVVHEHLFSTAFDSRTTVLSLADALRLLA; from the coding sequence ATGGAGGCAATCGCGCCGGCGCAAACCGCGCTTGTCGTCATGCATTACCAGACCGACATTCTTGGGCTCTTTCCATCGGTCGCGCCGACCTTGCTCGCCAATACGCGCAAGCTATGCGACGCGGCGCGGGCCAAAGGCGTCAGCGTCTATTTCGCCAACCTCCGGTTCAGTCCGGGCTATCCGGAAGTCAGTCCACTGAACAAGAATGGCCAGGGAATCAAGCAACTTGGCCTCTTCGTCGACGACAGGACCGCGCCGGAGTTACGCCAGCAGGCCAGTGAACCGGTCATCACCGCGCATCGCGCCAGCGTGTTCTTCGGCACCGATCTGCAGGCACGACTTTTCGCACAAGGTGCCGATTCGCTGATTATGGTCGGCATTGCATCGACCGGTGTCGTGCTGTCGTCCGTCGCGTATGCGAGCGACGCGGACTTCCGCCTCTACACGGCCAAGGATTGCTGTTACGACCCGGATCAGGTGGTACATGAACATCTGTTCTCCACCGCATTCGATTCGCGCACCACCGTACTGTCGCTCGCGGATGCCTTGCGGCTGCTCGCCTAG
- a CDS encoding BON domain-containing protein yields the protein MKTMNGLRVALGVAIAAASISGWAQDGASAGASAGTASAAVTASGGMTATAARQANRALRRKVYAALAKHKEIDAGNIGITAKGGAVTISGTVPDASLINTVAEVAKGVEGVTSVGSKLTVQKPFGE from the coding sequence ATGAAAACGATGAATGGACTCAGGGTGGCACTCGGCGTTGCGATCGCCGCGGCGTCGATCAGTGGATGGGCCCAGGACGGCGCGTCGGCGGGGGCATCGGCTGGTACAGCCAGCGCGGCGGTTACCGCGTCTGGCGGCATGACGGCCACCGCCGCGCGGCAGGCGAATCGGGCGCTGCGGCGCAAGGTGTATGCGGCGCTCGCGAAGCACAAGGAGATCGATGCGGGCAACATCGGCATCACGGCGAAAGGCGGCGCGGTGACGATCAGCGGCACGGTCCCGGACGCGTCGCTGATCAACACCGTCGCCGAGGTCGCGAAGGGTGTAGAGGGTGTGACGTCGGTGGGCAGCAAGCTCACGGTGCAGAAGCCGTTCGGCGAGTAG
- a CDS encoding TonB-dependent receptor domain-containing protein has translation MKFRHFIITSALTVSAWQVAHAADDASLPQSEQVPAETTLPNILVTGDTQHLPQSFDQRYATTQVLTRTDLERLSPADPSITQALATLPGVTVSQNGGPGSTASVSIRGSSGNQVAVFIDGIRVGSVTTGVAEWADLPTSAFDRVEVISGPAAASFGADAMGGVVQLFTNHASNQPNQTTVSVGGGSNKTFDTQIRTSGSIPSTGPLSALSGLTYSLGLHDYNTAGIDATQPYAYGHEDGRNPYHAQDLDARLGYTHDNWSLSTFALYHKSDLSYDNAGGADRQLDHQLTTGLAFHLDITPSTQFDQSVGYATDRQFVYANDPTIPTDEIDSTRFSTSTSLTHQERGLTLFGLPLSGETKLAYDFSRELAFLPVDIPQGVPARNDSSVSLHQSATLGALTVFLASRHEIVQGQSVNTGNVAVAYAITPVYTARLSYGNAFRLPTFNDLYYPGYSNPNLLPERSDTVEAALDASTSFGTFTAAVYDTRVHDLISFNAATKLPVNIGRAHIQGIDLSYKGTVGKSTPVNLAVGLLNPQDVTDQTWLPRRPRQTVSLSVDHMWDEFHLHALSTGVSLLYGGSTFDDQFNATYLPSYTRVDLRAAYKVNSHLTVSASLSNLFNRQYVTAYGYNTPGRTAFGKLAYTF, from the coding sequence ATGAAGTTCCGTCATTTCATCATCACCTCTGCCCTGACCGTCTCGGCGTGGCAGGTTGCACACGCCGCAGACGACGCGTCGTTGCCGCAGTCGGAGCAGGTTCCGGCCGAAACCACGCTGCCGAATATTCTCGTCACGGGCGACACCCAACACCTGCCGCAATCGTTCGACCAACGCTACGCCACGACTCAGGTCCTGACGCGCACCGACCTCGAACGCCTGTCACCAGCCGACCCGAGTATCACGCAAGCCCTCGCCACGCTACCCGGTGTCACCGTTTCGCAAAACGGCGGCCCAGGGTCCACCGCCTCGGTCAGCATTCGGGGCTCATCGGGTAATCAGGTCGCCGTGTTTATCGACGGTATCCGGGTCGGTTCCGTGACCACCGGGGTGGCCGAGTGGGCAGATCTGCCGACCTCCGCGTTCGACCGCGTCGAAGTCATCTCAGGCCCGGCGGCCGCGTCGTTCGGTGCGGATGCGATGGGCGGCGTCGTGCAGCTGTTCACCAACCATGCGTCCAATCAGCCGAACCAGACCACGGTCTCCGTAGGCGGCGGCTCGAACAAGACCTTCGATACACAAATCCGCACGTCGGGCAGTATCCCGTCCACAGGTCCGCTCTCGGCACTGTCCGGACTGACCTACTCGCTCGGTTTGCACGACTACAACACCGCGGGGATCGATGCGACCCAGCCGTACGCCTATGGCCACGAGGATGGCCGGAACCCGTACCATGCCCAGGATCTGGATGCGCGTCTCGGCTATACGCACGACAATTGGTCGCTCTCCACGTTCGCCCTGTACCACAAGTCCGATCTGTCTTACGACAATGCAGGTGGTGCCGACCGGCAGCTCGATCATCAGCTGACAACAGGCCTCGCGTTTCATCTGGACATTACGCCGTCCACCCAGTTTGACCAGTCGGTGGGCTACGCCACGGACCGCCAGTTCGTCTACGCGAACGATCCGACTATCCCGACCGATGAGATCGACTCGACGCGCTTCAGCACCTCGACCTCGCTAACGCATCAGGAACGCGGGCTGACACTGTTCGGTCTGCCGCTGTCTGGGGAGACGAAGCTCGCATACGACTTTAGCCGTGAGCTAGCGTTCCTGCCGGTCGATATCCCTCAGGGCGTGCCGGCACGCAACGATTCGTCTGTCTCACTTCATCAGTCAGCCACGCTCGGTGCACTGACGGTGTTCCTGGCGAGCCGCCACGAGATTGTTCAGGGCCAGTCGGTCAATACAGGCAATGTCGCCGTGGCCTATGCCATCACGCCGGTGTATACGGCGCGACTCTCGTATGGCAACGCATTCCGCCTGCCGACGTTCAACGATCTGTACTATCCTGGCTACTCGAACCCGAACCTGTTACCCGAGCGCAGCGACACGGTTGAGGCCGCGCTGGACGCCTCGACGTCTTTCGGCACCTTCACGGCCGCGGTTTATGACACCAGGGTCCATGACCTCATCTCTTTCAACGCTGCGACCAAGTTGCCCGTGAACATCGGGCGGGCCCACATCCAGGGTATCGATCTGTCGTACAAAGGCACCGTCGGCAAATCGACACCTGTCAATCTCGCGGTGGGCCTGCTGAATCCGCAGGACGTCACCGACCAGACGTGGCTTCCGCGCCGTCCGCGCCAGACGGTCAGCCTGAGCGTCGATCACATGTGGGACGAGTTCCACCTTCACGCCCTCAGCACCGGGGTCTCGCTGCTTTACGGAGGCTCGACCTTCGACGACCAGTTCAACGCGACCTATCTGCCGTCGTACACAAGGGTCGATCTGCGCGCCGCCTATAAGGTCAACTCGCATCTCACCGTGTCCGCGAGTCTGTCGAATCTCTTTAACCGGCAGTATGTCACCGCGTACGGTTACAACACGCCAGGCCGCACGGCGTTCGGCAAGTTGGCGTACACGTTCTAG
- the metE gene encoding 5-methyltetrahydropteroyltriglutamate--homocysteine S-methyltransferase, protein MARTHISGFPRIGAHRELKFAQESFWRGESDDAYLRGVGKELRARHWELQRAAKLDFVAVGDFAWYDPMLNLTALLGALPERFGFQPATLSLAQYHELARGNKAQPAMEMTKWFDTNYHYLVPELGPDTTFNGGVDWFFEEIDEALALDHAVKPVLIGPITYLWLSKSRVAGFDRLTLVPKLVIRYLRILDTLKARGIEWVQLDEPALCVDLEADWLEAFSAVYNVLGDSGVKVLLATYFDTAADHAPAVAKLPVHGVHIDLVRAPQQLEAWRSALPADKVLSAGVVDGRNVWRADLGAIAGSLASLHAERGERLWIAPSCSLVHVPVTLASEKRLDAELRSWLAFATEKLDELSTIALALHDPAAAESALAAADTALDSRSSSGAVFNVLVQRRVAAITDTMASRKSPFTDRSRVQHHSLKLPLLPTTTIGSFPQTPAIRQARAAYRRGEIRALEYLERMRAETATVVRRQEELGLDVLVHGEVERNDMVEFFADKLWGCALTESGWVQNYGSQCVKPPIIYGDIYRPEPMIVDAACHAQSLTNRLVKGVLTGPVTMLEWSFVRDDQPRSTTALQLALVIRDEVVDLEKAGIRIIQIDEPAFREGLPLRKTDWSAYLDWATRAFRIAAGGVSDATQIHTHMCYSEFNDILPSIAALDADVITIETSRSSMELLDGFGEFAYPNGIGPGVYDTHSSRVPSVEAMQRLLERACEVIPAERLWVNPDCGLKTRGWAETEAALTNMVSAAGTLRQRLAEQGSEASQV, encoded by the coding sequence ATGGCCCGCACTCACATCTCCGGTTTTCCGCGCATCGGCGCGCATCGCGAACTCAAGTTCGCGCAGGAATCTTTCTGGCGTGGAGAATCCGACGATGCCTATTTGCGTGGGGTCGGAAAGGAACTGCGCGCCCGTCACTGGGAATTGCAGCGTGCTGCGAAGCTGGATTTCGTCGCAGTCGGCGATTTTGCGTGGTACGACCCGATGCTGAACCTGACCGCCCTGCTCGGCGCGTTACCTGAGCGATTCGGTTTCCAGCCGGCGACCCTGTCGCTCGCCCAGTATCACGAACTGGCGCGGGGCAACAAGGCGCAGCCGGCCATGGAAATGACCAAGTGGTTCGATACCAACTATCACTACCTTGTGCCGGAACTCGGTCCCGACACCACGTTCAATGGCGGCGTCGACTGGTTCTTCGAGGAAATCGACGAGGCGCTCGCACTGGATCATGCGGTCAAGCCGGTGTTGATTGGACCTATCACCTATTTGTGGCTATCCAAAAGCCGTGTTGCAGGCTTTGACCGGCTAACGCTGGTGCCAAAGCTGGTCATCCGCTACCTGCGCATTCTCGACACGCTAAAAGCGCGAGGTATCGAATGGGTCCAACTGGACGAGCCGGCGCTCTGTGTCGATCTCGAAGCGGATTGGCTCGAGGCGTTTTCCGCCGTGTATAACGTGCTGGGCGATTCGGGCGTCAAGGTGCTGCTGGCAACCTATTTCGACACCGCCGCCGATCACGCACCGGCCGTCGCAAAACTGCCTGTTCACGGTGTGCATATCGATCTGGTCAGGGCTCCGCAACAGCTGGAGGCGTGGCGTTCTGCGCTTCCGGCGGACAAGGTCCTATCTGCCGGCGTCGTCGATGGACGCAACGTCTGGCGCGCCGATCTGGGTGCCATTGCGGGTTCACTAGCGAGCCTTCATGCGGAACGCGGCGAACGGCTTTGGATCGCACCGTCCTGCTCGCTTGTCCACGTGCCAGTCACGCTCGCTTCCGAAAAGCGGCTTGATGCCGAACTCCGGTCGTGGCTTGCCTTCGCAACCGAAAAACTTGATGAACTCAGCACGATTGCGCTCGCGCTCCACGATCCGGCAGCGGCCGAGTCAGCGCTCGCAGCGGCAGATACTGCACTCGACTCGCGCAGCAGCTCAGGCGCGGTATTCAATGTATTGGTCCAGCGACGTGTCGCCGCAATCACCGACACGATGGCCAGCCGTAAGAGTCCGTTCACCGACCGAAGTCGTGTGCAGCATCACTCGCTCAAGCTGCCGCTTCTGCCCACCACGACAATCGGTTCATTCCCGCAGACGCCGGCGATACGGCAAGCTCGTGCCGCCTATCGGCGGGGTGAGATACGCGCACTTGAATACCTGGAGCGTATGCGCGCCGAAACGGCGACCGTCGTTCGAAGACAGGAAGAACTCGGACTCGACGTACTGGTGCACGGCGAAGTCGAACGCAACGACATGGTCGAGTTTTTTGCGGACAAACTCTGGGGATGCGCGCTCACCGAAAGCGGGTGGGTTCAGAATTATGGTTCGCAGTGCGTCAAGCCGCCGATTATTTACGGCGACATCTACCGGCCCGAGCCCATGATTGTGGATGCGGCCTGTCACGCGCAGTCTTTGACCAATAGGCTGGTGAAAGGCGTGCTGACCGGGCCGGTAACCATGCTCGAGTGGTCATTTGTTCGTGACGACCAGCCGCGCTCGACTACCGCACTCCAATTGGCTCTGGTCATTCGCGACGAAGTCGTGGACCTCGAAAAAGCCGGTATCCGCATCATCCAGATCGATGAGCCGGCATTCCGTGAAGGGCTGCCACTGCGTAAGACGGACTGGTCCGCTTACCTCGATTGGGCGACCCGGGCATTCCGGATTGCGGCGGGCGGTGTCTCCGACGCCACGCAGATTCACACCCATATGTGTTACTCGGAGTTCAACGACATTCTGCCGTCGATCGCCGCGCTGGATGCGGACGTCATCACAATCGAGACATCGCGCTCATCGATGGAACTGCTCGACGGTTTCGGCGAGTTCGCCTATCCGAACGGAATCGGACCCGGCGTATACGACACGCATTCGTCGCGTGTCCCGAGCGTCGAAGCAATGCAGCGATTGCTCGAACGGGCATGCGAGGTCATTCCCGCTGAACGACTGTGGGTCAATCCCGACTGCGGCCTGAAAACCCGCGGCTGGGCCGAGACCGAAGCCGCGTTGACCAACATGGTGTCAGCCGCCGGAACTTTGCGACAAAGGCTCGCGGAACAAGGGTCTGAAGCATCACAGGTCTAA
- a CDS encoding LysR family transcriptional regulator: MLELRHLRSLIAISESDKLVTAAERVNLSQSALSHQIRDMEAHYEVSLFERTRQGLRFTAAGERLLALARETVAAVATAERDLVRLKGDVRGELRIVLECHTCFDWLMPVMDEFRRRWPEVEVDLVAGFHADPMKLLNEGKADVVIGSKPATRRNLHIAPLFRFEIQVVIANEHRLRNKRRIGPDDLQGETLITYPVPESRIDLIREVLEPAGIKLERRTAELTIAIMQLVASRRGIAALPNWGVKNYVDHDYVLAKRVGAGGLWSELYAVAPKGIAGRPYFDDFVKIVRDICAAQLDSIELIAGNP, from the coding sequence ATGCTTGAACTGCGTCATCTTCGTTCGCTCATTGCGATCTCCGAATCCGACAAGCTGGTGACCGCCGCCGAGCGGGTCAATCTCAGCCAGTCCGCGCTGTCGCATCAGATCCGCGATATGGAGGCTCACTACGAGGTGTCCCTCTTCGAGCGTACGCGTCAAGGCCTGCGTTTTACGGCTGCTGGCGAGCGGCTACTTGCCCTGGCACGGGAAACAGTGGCTGCGGTTGCCACAGCCGAGCGTGATCTCGTTCGCCTGAAGGGGGACGTGCGGGGCGAACTGCGAATCGTGCTGGAATGCCACACGTGCTTTGACTGGCTGATGCCGGTCATGGATGAATTTCGCCGACGCTGGCCGGAAGTCGAAGTCGATCTGGTCGCCGGGTTCCATGCCGACCCGATGAAACTGCTGAATGAGGGCAAAGCAGACGTGGTCATTGGCTCAAAGCCTGCCACCCGGCGTAATCTGCACATTGCGCCGCTGTTCCGGTTCGAGATACAGGTCGTGATCGCCAACGAACATCGGTTGCGCAACAAGCGGCGCATCGGTCCCGATGACCTGCAAGGCGAAACGCTGATCACCTACCCCGTGCCGGAATCGCGTATCGACCTGATTCGCGAAGTGCTGGAACCGGCGGGGATCAAACTCGAACGGCGAACCGCCGAACTGACCATCGCGATCATGCAACTGGTGGCGAGCCGCCGCGGCATTGCAGCACTGCCGAACTGGGGTGTGAAGAATTACGTCGACCACGACTACGTGCTCGCGAAGCGCGTCGGTGCCGGGGGATTGTGGAGCGAACTCTATGCCGTCGCACCCAAAGGCATTGCAGGGCGGCCGTACTTCGACGATTTTGTGAAGATCGTTCGGGACATCTGCGCGGCCCAGTTGGACAGCATCGAACTGATAGCCGGCAATCCGTGA
- the cobF gene encoding precorrin-6A synthase (deacetylating) has product MKKILIIGIGAGNPDYVTVQAINALNQVDVFFVMDKGVAKEKLVALRKQIIERFISGDRYRIVEATSPERRRDDSDYKSTVDELNRDKQLIFERLIADEMSDGEVGAFLVWGDPSLYDSTIRIIEAIASGGRHAFDYEVIPGISSVQALAARHRIPLNLIGRSIEITNGRAIAEGFPNNVDSVVVMLDSQDAYRHLADEDLDIYWGAYVGTPDEILISGKLRDVMDDIERVRAEARRTHGWMMDTYLLCRRESE; this is encoded by the coding sequence ATGAAAAAGATCCTGATCATCGGAATTGGGGCGGGTAATCCGGACTACGTGACGGTTCAGGCGATCAACGCGCTCAACCAGGTCGACGTATTCTTCGTGATGGACAAGGGCGTCGCGAAGGAGAAACTGGTCGCGCTGCGTAAGCAGATCATCGAGCGGTTTATCAGCGGCGACCGTTATCGGATCGTCGAGGCGACCAGCCCTGAACGCCGACGCGACGACTCGGACTACAAATCGACGGTCGACGAACTGAACCGCGACAAGCAACTCATATTCGAACGCCTGATTGCAGACGAGATGAGCGACGGCGAAGTCGGCGCTTTTCTGGTGTGGGGCGATCCTTCGCTTTACGACAGCACGATCCGCATCATCGAGGCCATCGCGAGCGGTGGCAGGCACGCGTTCGACTATGAGGTGATACCCGGGATCAGCAGCGTTCAGGCGCTTGCTGCGCGACACAGGATCCCGCTGAACCTGATTGGCCGGTCGATTGAAATCACCAACGGTCGCGCAATCGCCGAAGGGTTTCCGAATAATGTTGATAGTGTCGTCGTGATGCTGGACTCGCAAGATGCTTACAGGCACCTCGCGGATGAAGACCTGGACATCTACTGGGGCGCGTACGTGGGAACGCCCGACGAAATTCTCATTTCGGGAAAGCTGCGCGACGTCATGGACGATATTGAACGCGTGAGGGCAGAGGCGCGCCGCACCCACGGCTGGATGATGGACACGTATCTGCTGTGTCGGCGCGAAAGCGAATGA
- the metE gene encoding 5-methyltetrahydropteroyltriglutamate--homocysteine S-methyltransferase codes for MATTHNLGFPRIGAKRELKFALESYWKGESSLGELKALGAQLRQRHWTHQADLGLAAVGDFAFYDQVLDMSFTLGNLPERVHGFHGDALDNYFRVARGRSAKGAEDHSACCSGVAAGEMTKWFDTNYHYIVPEFSASTEFKLDPSRLLEQLAEAKAQGVKVKPVIVGPVTYLALGKAKDDSDKLALLPAYAELLATLAAQGVEWVQIDEPILVTELSAEWQQAYVSAYEALANGKVKLLLATYFGQLLDNLSLPCKLPVQGLHLDAVNARAEIEAVISQLPQDRVLSLGVINGRNIWKTDLAGVLDWLEPVAKQLGDRLWIAPSCSLLHVPVDLDSEQKLDAEVRSWLAFALQKLVELKVLATALNQGRDAVKAELAANSAAIAARRASPRVNNPAVKAALAKINPALGQRKNVYPARADKQAALLKLPAYPTTTIGSFPQTGEIRHARSQFKSGALDEAGYKTAMRAEIERSVREQEALGLDVLVHGEAERNDMVEYFGEQLDGYAFSQFGWVQSYGSRCVKPPILFGDISRPKAMTVEWIKYAQSLTNKPMKGMLTGPVTILNWSFVRDDQPRSVSCYQLALAIREEVLDLEKAGVRVIQIDEAALREGLPLRQAQWKEYLDWAVESFRITANGVDDETQIHTHMCYSEFNDIIASIADMDADVITIETSRSDMELLDAFDNFNYPNEIGLGVYDIHSPNIPTEEHIVQLMKKAAERIPAQRLWVNPDCGLKTRQWEEVIPALTNMVAAARTLRASA; via the coding sequence ATGGCAACGACACACAATCTGGGCTTTCCCCGTATCGGCGCGAAGCGCGAACTGAAATTCGCACTCGAGTCCTACTGGAAAGGCGAGTCCTCGCTCGGCGAACTGAAAGCGCTGGGTGCTCAACTGCGCCAGCGTCACTGGACACACCAGGCGGATCTGGGTCTGGCTGCGGTGGGCGACTTCGCCTTCTACGACCAGGTACTGGACATGAGCTTCACGCTGGGCAACCTGCCGGAACGCGTGCACGGCTTCCATGGCGACGCCCTCGACAACTACTTCCGCGTCGCCCGCGGCCGCTCGGCAAAAGGTGCCGAGGACCACAGCGCGTGCTGCAGCGGCGTCGCTGCTGGCGAGATGACCAAGTGGTTCGATACCAACTATCACTACATCGTCCCTGAATTCAGCGCTAGCACCGAATTCAAGCTCGATCCGTCGCGCCTGCTGGAACAACTGGCTGAAGCGAAAGCACAAGGCGTCAAGGTCAAGCCGGTGATCGTCGGCCCTGTGACCTATCTTGCGCTCGGTAAGGCCAAGGACGACTCCGACAAGCTGGCCCTGCTGCCGGCCTACGCGGAACTGCTGGCCACGCTCGCGGCGCAAGGCGTCGAATGGGTTCAGATCGACGAGCCTATCCTCGTCACCGAACTGTCGGCTGAATGGCAGCAAGCGTACGTGAGCGCCTACGAGGCACTGGCGAACGGCAAGGTCAAGCTGTTGCTTGCTACGTACTTCGGCCAGTTGCTCGACAACCTGTCGCTGCCTTGCAAACTGCCGGTGCAGGGCCTGCATCTGGATGCTGTCAATGCCCGCGCCGAAATCGAAGCGGTAATCAGCCAATTGCCCCAGGACCGCGTGCTGTCGCTGGGCGTGATTAACGGCCGCAACATCTGGAAGACGGACCTCGCCGGCGTACTCGATTGGCTCGAGCCAGTCGCAAAGCAACTGGGCGACCGCCTCTGGATCGCACCGTCGTGCTCGCTGCTGCATGTGCCGGTGGATCTCGACAGCGAGCAGAAGCTGGATGCGGAAGTCCGCTCCTGGCTCGCCTTTGCGCTACAGAAACTGGTCGAACTGAAGGTGCTGGCCACCGCACTGAACCAGGGCCGTGACGCCGTGAAGGCTGAACTCGCAGCAAACAGCGCCGCCATTGCCGCACGCCGTGCGTCGCCGCGCGTGAACAACCCGGCGGTCAAGGCTGCCCTCGCGAAGATCAATCCGGCCCTGGGTCAGCGCAAAAATGTCTATCCGGCGCGCGCCGACAAGCAGGCTGCATTGTTGAAGCTGCCGGCTTACCCGACCACGACCATCGGCTCGTTCCCGCAGACTGGCGAAATTCGCCATGCGCGTAGCCAGTTCAAGAGCGGCGCACTGGACGAAGCCGGTTACAAAACCGCGATGCGCGCCGAGATCGAGCGCAGCGTGCGCGAGCAGGAAGCGCTTGGCCTGGACGTGCTGGTGCACGGCGAAGCCGAGCGTAACGACATGGTGGAATACTTTGGCGAACAGCTCGATGGCTACGCTTTCAGCCAGTTCGGCTGGGTGCAGTCGTACGGTTCGCGTTGCGTCAAGCCGCCTATCCTGTTCGGCGACATCAGCCGTCCGAAGGCCATGACCGTCGAATGGATCAAGTACGCCCAGTCGCTCACCAACAAGCCGATGAAGGGCATGTTGACGGGCCCGGTGACGATTCTGAACTGGTCCTTTGTGCGCGACGACCAGCCGCGTTCGGTCTCGTGCTACCAACTGGCACTGGCCATTCGCGAAGAAGTGCTGGACCTCGAGAAGGCCGGCGTGCGCGTGATCCAGATCGACGAGGCCGCCTTGCGCGAAGGTCTGCCGCTGCGTCAGGCGCAGTGGAAGGAATACCTCGACTGGGCTGTGGAGTCTTTCCGTATCACGGCAAACGGCGTGGATGACGAGACGCAGATCCACACGCATATGTGCTATTCGGAGTTCAACGACATCATCGCGTCGATCGCCGACATGGACGCTGACGTGATCACCATCGAGACCTCGCGCTCGGATATGGAGTTGCTGGACGCGTTCGACAACTTCAACTACCCGAACGAAATCGGACTAGGCGTGTACGACATTCACTCGCCGAACATCCCGACCGAAGAACACATCGTTCAACTGATGAAGAAGGCGGCCGAACGTATTCCGGCGCAACGCCTGTGGGTGAACCCGGACTGCGGTCTGAAGACGCGCCAGTGGGAAGAAGTCATTCCGGCACTGACCAACATGGTGGCAGCTGCCAGGACGCTGCGCGCTTCCGCCTAA